The Corynebacterium minutissimum genome includes the window AGGATGATTCCATCTACCGCTATGCGGTACTGGGTGATTCCTTTGAAAACCCCACCCGCCACCTCGATCCAAAGGACCGCTACGACGGCGGTGCAGACTCGTTGAAGAACCGTAGCGAGCCCCTACCGGAGCGAAAGCCGGCGGAGCCGACACGGGAGACGTCGGCAAGCGCGACGGCTCCCCTGCCTACCTCCGTAGGCGCTGCTGAAGAGGAGGTCGCACGATGAGACTCTCGGGTTTCAAGCACCGCTTCCGTCCCTGGTTCGTGGTGTGGATTGTGGTCATGTGGTGTCTGCTGATGGGCGAGGTGACCGTAGCGAACCTCGTCGGTGGGTTACTGGTGGGCCTGTTCATCGTGCTGGCGCTGCCGCTGCCGGCCATGCCCGTCGAGGGAATTTCAGTGAGCTGGGGCAAGCTCATTGTCTTTGCCGCCGGCTGGTTCGTCGATCTGCTCGAGGCCTCCATCAGGGTGGGCTGGCTAGCTGTGCGCCCGCAGCCCGTGCCCAAGACCGCCATTGTGAAACTACCTATGCGCGTGGAGAATGAGTTTGTGCTCTCGCTGGCTGTAAGCCTCTACAACCTGCAGCCGGGCGGGACGGTGTCCGATATCGACATTGCTAACCGCATGCTCACCATCCACCTGCTCAACGCCGACTCCGAAGGCCACCTCGAACGCGAAATCGCTGCGGTGCGCAAGCTGGAGGCGGACCTGATCGCCATTTTTGAAAGGAGCCACGCCTGATGGATACGGGTCTTTATGAAATCCTGCTCACGGTGGCTGCCGGCTTCCTCGTGGTGGCCTTCCTCATCACGACGTGGCGCATCGTCGTCGGCCCTAATTCGCTGGACCGGCTCGTTGCCATGGACGGATTTGTGGCCATGTTCCAATGCGCCATGGCTACCTATATTTGCTGGACACTGGACACGACGGTGTCCAACGCCATGCTCGTCGTTGCGCTGTTGGGTTTTATCTCCACGGTGTCTGTCACCCGATTTAGGAAGAGGGATTCATGAGTTACGCACTGATTTCCGATGTCCTCTCGATCATCCTCATCCTGGTCGGCTCTATCCTCATTCTGGCCGCTGCCATTGGCGTTGCACGATTTAGTGACACCATGGCGCGCGTGCATGCCATTTCCAAGCCGCAAACCACCGGGCTTATCTTCACCATTCTGGGTGCGCTCATCAAGGTGACGGGCTCGGAGGACTTCAGCGTGGCAGAACGCGGGGACCTGGGCATCCTTATCTTGCTCGTGCTTTTTGCCATGATCACCAGCCCTGTCACCGCGCAACGAACCACCCGTATTGCTCGCCGTGAAGGCCTCTATGGCACGGCCGACTCGATGACGCGTAACGAGCATCCGGCGACGCGTTCTATGCGCCGCAAGTAGTTAACGGTGGTTCGCTCACCTTCGACGATGCACTCCTCATATATCCTCCTAGAGACACATTTCATCGTCTGAGGAGAATTTCCGTGAAGAAGCTGCAGGGCATCCCGACGATCTGCGCTGTCCTCGCGCTGGGGATCGCAGTGATGGTCTACCGCATTATCCAGTTCGACGGCCACAAGGCATTCACGTTCATCCTCCCCTTCGACCTGGCTATTTACCGCATGGCGGGCGAGGACCTCAACGCGGGCGGGCTGCTATACGACGCCCCTTATATCTACGAGTTCCCCTTCACCTACCCGCCGTTTGCGGGAATTCTCTTCCAGGTCCTGCCGTTCTTCAGCAAAGATGCTCTCACCATCCTCTGGCCGACCTTGATGTTCCTGGCAGTCCTAGCCATCGTGGTGATGGTTTTCCGCGAGCGCGGCGTAAAGCTCACGCCTGCGGCCGTTCTGGTCGCGGTGTTGCTCACTGCGCTGACGCCGGCGAATGAGACGATGCATGGCTCCCTGTACTACGGCCAGGTCAATGTTTTCCTGATGTTCCTCGTCGCGCTCGACTTCCTGCCGATGAAACGCCGCCTGCCCGGCATCGGCATCGGTCTGGCAGCGGGTATCAAGCTCACGCCGGCCTACATGGGCCTCGCACTGCTCTTTGAGAAGCGCTGGTGGGCCGCTGTGGGCTCCGTCGTAACCTTCCTGGTCACTGTGGTGCTGGGCTTCCTCTTTGTGCCGGATGCCATGAATTTCTGGACCGACGCCATGTTCAATTCCTCGCGCGTCGGCGAACATGCCAACCCTGGCGCAAAGTCGCTGCGCTCGCTCATGTTCCGCTTGTGGGGCATCGACGGCGGAATCCTGTGGCTGCTAGCAGTCTTGGTCATCTTCGTGCTCACGTGCCTGGCACTGCGCACTGCCTACAAGCGCGGCAACCGTACCGCTGCCTTCGCGCTGACGGGTATTAGCACCTGCTTGGTCTCGCCCTTCTCGTGGTACCACCACTTCGTGTGGACCTTGCCCTTTGTGATTATGGTCTTCGTTGCCGTCAACCAGGCGGTGGGCGAGCGCGTTAGCGGTAAGTTCGGCGAGCAACTCGCCGCCCTGGCCGGGCTGGCCGCCCTCTTCGTGGTGTCCTTGCCCTTTATGTCGGTGCCGGTGTGGTTCTCCATGTCCTCGGCCAACCTCGACTCGATGACGTCCTTCCAGCCGTGGGCGACGTCCCTGTGGACGCTGTCCTGCATCCTCTTCATCGCCGGCTACGCCCTGTGGGGCTTCATCGCCCCGCGCCCGAAGGCCGGCTCGGCGGTTCCGGCGTCGAAGGCTTAGTCCACAGCGAGCGGCAGCAGCTGCTCCATCTCGTCCGCGGTGGCCTTAACTACCTTCTGCCAGCTTCCGGTCTCCTGATATAGGCGGCGCTGGCGCTCATAGCCCGCCCCGCCGTCGATGATGTCTTGCACCAGCTGCAGCTCCTTGGCGCAGCCGAGCTCTTCAGAAAGCGGGGCCAGCTGAACCAGGAGATCCGCTAACTCGTCCTTGACCCAACGCTCATCCGTCGCACGTGAGGTGATGACCAACGCGTCCATGCCATAGCGCGCGCCTCGCCACTTGTTCTCCGCCACGTGCCACGGCTGGAGGGTCGGCAGCTGCTCACCGGCATCGATCAGACGGTCGTAGTAAACGACGAGGCAGTGCGTGAGCGCCACGATGGCGGAAAGCTCGCGAAGGTTAGAGGCGGCGTCGGAAATGCGCACCTCCACCGTGCCCCACTTGGAGGCCGGGCGGACATCGAAGTGCATGGAGCCTGTGTGGTTGATGACACCAGAGATGGCCTGGTCCCGCATGTAGGACTGCCACTGCGACCAGTCCTCAAACTGGTAGGGCATACCCGCGGTGGGCAGCTGCTGGTACAGCATCGTGCGGTTGGAGGCGTAGCCGGTATCCAGCCCTTCCCATGCCGGGGAGCAGGCAGAGATGGCCAACAGGTGCGGGTACTTCGTCATCAAGGCGTTGATGATGGGCCACACCCGGTCTTCGTGGCGAATGCCCACATGCACGTGCGTTCCCCACAGCAGCATCTGCTGCCCCCAATACTGGGTTCGGTTGATAATTTCGGAATAGGCGGGCTTATCGGACACCGGGTTCTTCCGGAAGTCCGTAAAGGGGTGCCCGCCGGAAGCCCACAGGCGCACGTCCATGGCTGCGGCCGCTTCGCGCACTGCGCTGAGCGACGCCTCCAAATCCCTCATCGCCTCCGGTACCGTCGCGCATACCCCGGTGACGAGTTCCACGGTGTTCTGGAGGAATTCCTTTTCCACGTGGATGCCGGGGTGGGCGGCACGGACGGCATCAATAAGCTCGGCACCACGCGGCACGAGATCCCAGGTCACTGGGTCAACGAGTGCTACCTCCCACTCGACCCCGAGCGTGGGCTCAGGGGAGCGGGCGAACTTCTCCTCCGGATTATTCACCTGTCTATCGTATCTGTCAGGTGGATGAATCTAATAAGATTTTATTCCTTAGGCCTGCGGAACTGCGAGGACCACGACGACGGCGTCGCCCTTGGTGTAGTCGCCGGTCAGCTCGGCCGGGTACGGCGCGATGGCACCGCCCGGAACGTTGCCGCCGTAGTACTGGGCTGCCAATTCCTTGGCCAGGTTCTCCGCTGCGGCGTCGCCCTCCGGGTAGTAGATGGTGGTCTGCGGTGCGACGAGAACGTCACCGCTCAGGTTGCCCACCTCGGAGACGTTGAACTTCTCGGACTTAAGGCGCTCAGCTTCGTCGGCGGCGTAGTTGGCGCGACCGGAGTTGTTGTAGACGTTGACCGGGATATCTGCCTGCTGACGGTCAGGGGCAGCACCTCTCTCCGCGCGGTTACCGGCTTCAGCATCCTCGCCTGCCTTGGCATCATCGGCAGCCTTATCTGCGCCTTCTGCGCGGTCCGCGCCCTCAGCACGGTTCGCACCGTCGGCGGTATCAGCACCGCCGGCGGTGTTGCCGCTCTCGGCTGCATCCTCACCTCCACCGGCCGCGCCGCCTTGGTTCTCGCCTTCGGCACCGCCGTTGGCGGGGCCGGTAACCGCGGCGTCGTTAGCGCCCTCGGAGGCGACATTTTCAGACTTATCAGAGGTCATGGCGTAGAGCCCCCACATGCCGAGCATGACAGCCACGGCGATGAGCACCATCGCGAGGCCACGCACGGGCAGCTTGGGCGCAGACGCAGCGGAGGCAGGCGCAGCGGAGGAAGCGGGCGAAGCAGAGTTTTCCGGATTCACATTAGTCACACAGGAAACTCTAGTAGCCAAAAGTGGTAGCGCGGCGCATTGCCACGCGCGGCGTGCCTAGTCGCCCGTGGAGCGGGCGGCGTGCCTAGTCGCCCGTGGAGCGGGCGGCGCGGCGGACGTCCTCGCGGGCGTCGCGAAGCCGGCGCAGGCGAGCAACGAGGAGGGGGTAGGAAGAGTGGGCCGCGGGGACGTCGAGAAGCACGTTGAGACGTTGGTGATAACGCACCGGCGAGATATCCAGCTGCGTGCGGATGGCCTCCTCCTTGGCGCCGATATCGCGCGGGGCGCGGGACTCGAACTCCAAAATGGCGGCGTCTAGGTCTGACAGGGACTGCATGCTTAAACTGTATGTCATGACTATTCGTCCCATCGTTATCCACGGCGACCCGGTCCTTCACAACCCGACCGAGCCGGTGACCGAAGCCATCGATTCGCCCGAGCTGCAGGAGCTCATCGCGGACATGCACGAGACCATGGATGCCGCGCACGGCGTGGGCCTGGCCGCCAATCAGATTGGCGTGAACAAGCGCCTCTTTGTCTACCACTGCCCCGACACTGACGGGCCTGACGGCACCGAACTACCCGAGGGCGGCATGCGCCGCGGCTGCGTCATCAACCCGGTACTGGAGACCTCCGAAATTCCGGAGACCATGCCCGCCGATGACGGCTCCGACGACGAAGGCTGCCTCTCCGTTCCGGGTGAGGGCTTTCCCACCGGCCGTGCGGACTGGGCGCGCGTCACTGGCAAGAACGAGAAGGGCGAGGACATCTCCATCGAAGGTTACGGTTTCTTCGCCCGCATGCTGCAGCACGAGACCGGCCACCTCGACGGTTTTGTCTACACCGACGTTCTCACCGGCCGCTACAAACGCCAGGCCAAGAAGACCATTAAGCGCAACGGCTGGACCGAAGCTGGCCTCACCTGGCTGCCGGGCGAGGACGAGGATCCCTTCGGACACGACGACTAATGTCCCGCATCTTCCGCTCCGATGACGTCTCCGTAGGTGAGCGTGTGGTGGCCCGGCGTGATTTCGGGGACGTGCACAGCGACGTGATTGGCCACGTGTTGAGCCTTGATCCGCTAATCATCCGCCCGCAGGAGGTGGGCGGCTACCCCTCATCGCTCGACGCCGTGGAGATTCCGCCGGAGCAGCTGAAGATTATTAAACGCCTCTCACCGCGTACGGTACGCAACTCCGATATACGCGCCGTCGAAGTCGCCACCGCGGCTGCCTTCCCCGGCAAAGAACATGCGTGGACCTCTGATGGGCAGTGGCTCATGCGCGCGGGCGATGGCGTCACGGGGCGTTCTAATTCGGCGGTGCCGCTGGGCCCGTCTGCAGGTTTCCTGCCTATCCCCATCGAGGAAATCGATGCTTTCTACGACCGCCACGGACTGCCGACGCGCCTGGCCATCCCGGAGCGCATCGGCAAGTCTGCTGAGAAGCTCGTCGCCGCGGAGCCGGAGGGATGGTCCTTGGAGCCAGAGATCCTCGTCATGGTCCGGGATCTGGAGCAGGTGCCGGAGCTTGGCGACGTCCACTGTGTCATCGATAAGCAGCCCGATGATGCCTGGCTCGACTTGTATCATTTCCGCGGCCAGGCGCTCCCGCCGCTGGCGCTGGAGTATCTGCGCAACCACATTGAGGGCACCATGGGCTTTGGGCGGCTGCTATCCGATGCAGGCGAGACGATTGCGATTACGCGCGGCACGCTCACTGAATCCGGCGATGGCACGGTGTGGCTAGGCTATTCCGCCGTGGAGGTGGCTGAAGGCTGGCGGCGCAAGGGACTGGGCACTGCTTTGGGCGCGCACATGCTCGCGTGGGGAAAGAACAACGGCGCACAGAAGGCATACTTGCAGGTAGTAGCGCACAATACCGCAGGTATCAGGCTGTACCAGAAGCTTGGCTTTATTGAGCAACACCGCCACCGTTACGCCTGCCGCGCGCCTCAAGTACCCTGAATCACATGCGCATCGCTTCGTGGAACATCAACTCCGTCCGCACCCGCGCGCACCGCGCGGTGGACCTGCTGGCCAAGCACGACATTGACGTGCTCTGCCTGCAGGAGACCAAGGTGACGGATGAGAAGTTCCCGCGCGAGCCTTTCGAAGAGGCCGGCTATCACGTCACCTGCCACGGGCTAAACCAATGGAACGGCGTAGCTATTGTGTCCAAGGATGAGCCAGAGGAGGTCCAGACCTTCTTCCCTGGGCAGCCAGGGTTCCACAAGGACCCGGCGAAGGAGCACAAACGTGAGGCCCGGGCGGTGTCCGCGCGCATCCGCGGGGTGGAGATCTGGTCGCTGTATATCCCTAACGGGCGCGAGATTACGGACCGGCACTACGACTACAAGCTGCAATTCCTCTACGCGCTGGCGCGCTACGTGGAAACCCGCGCGCACTCGAAGCTACTGCTCACTGGTGACTTCAACATTGCTCCGCGCGATGAAGACGTGTGGGATATCAGCCTCTTCCGCGGTAAGACGCACGTCACCGAACCGGAACGCGCAGCTTTCCAGATGCTCGAGGAAGCTGGCGTGGAGGAGGTCACGCGCCGCTTTACGGAGAAAGAGCGCTGGACATACTTTGATTACAAGTCGCTGCGTTTCCAGAAGAACGAAGGCATGCGCATTGACTTCCAGCTAGCCAGCGAGCCACTTGCTCGCCTCGTACAGGGAGCCCACGTGGACCTGGTGGAGCGCGCCGGCGATAAAACCTCGGACCACGTGCCGCTCATTGCAGATTTTGACGTCCCTGATTTCGCTTCGGTGCGTTAGGTGCATTAAACACTGATGAGCCTGAATATTGATCTCTCCGCATGGCAGCTCGCGCTGCTGTTCCTTGACTACGGCATAAAGATCATCGCCATTGGTGTCGTTCCCGAAGGGCGCCGTCCGTCCAGCTCCACTGCCTGGCTGCTGGCAATTCTTGTGCTGCCCCTCGTGGGCCTGCCGCTCTTCTTGCTTATGGGCTCGCCGTACATCAACCGACGGCGTCACCGCATCCAGCAAGAGGCCAACGAGCTCATCAGTGACGTCACCGCCTCCACCCCCAATCACCCGGAGGGCAGGCTTTCCCCCGAAATCGAATCGCTCATTCAGCTCAACCGCAACCTCACCGGCCACCCGGCACTCATCGGCCACAATAAGGGGCTCCATGCCTCCTATGATGAGGCCATCATGGCCATGGCCCGGGCCATCGACCGTGCGGAAAAATACGTGCTCATCGAGATTTATATCCAGTCCTGGGATGAGGTCACCGACATCTTCTTCCAGTCACTGAAACGTGCCCGCGAACGCGGCGTGGAGGTCAAGCTGCTGCTAGACCAGATTGGCAGCTACAAGTACAAGGGCTACTGCACGCTGGGCAAACGCCTCACCGCCATTGACGTGGATTGGCGCCTCATGCTGCCACTACAGCTACACAAGGGCCGCTTCCGCCGCCCCGACCTGCGCAATCACCGCAAGATCGTGGTCATCGATGGCCACACGGGGTTCTTAGGCTCGATGAACATCATCAAGCGCCAGTACAAAACCAAAGACCGCGCGTGGATCGACTACATGGTGGAACTCACCGGACCAATCGTGACCTCGCTGGCAGCTGTGTTTGCGGTGGACTGGTACTTGGAGTCTGAGGAACAGCTCTCCCTCGACATGCAGCCTTATGACGACGCCATGACGGAAGACTCCAACCACCTCCAGCTCGTCCCCTCCGGCCCTGGTTACACGACGGAACCCAACCTGCGCATGTTCAACTCGGTGGTGCACCACGCCAAAGACAAGCTGGTACTGTGCTCGCCGTATTTCATCCCGGATGAATCCCTCCTCGAAGCCGTGACCACCGCCTGTTACCGCGATGTGGAGGTCGACCTCCTCGTCTCAGCGAAGGCCGACCAGTTCATGGTCGACCATGCACAGTCCTCCTACTACCAGGCCCTCCTCGAGGCGGGCGTGCGGATTTTCCAGTTCCCTGAACCTTTCGTGCTGCATTCCAAGTTCATCCTCGCGGACCCGAACCTTCCGGGGCGCGAACCGCTGTGCATGTTCGGCTCCTCCAACATGGACATGCGCTCCTTTGGCCTGAACTACGAATCCACGATGCTCGTGGCCAAGGGCGACCTCATTGATGACTTCGCCCAGTTAGCCATCAACTACAAGAAGGTCTGCCACGAGCTGACCCTCGAGGAATGGAACAAGCGCGGGCTGTTGCGCCGCTACGTGGATAACGTCATGCGCCTGACCTCGGCCCTGCAGTAGCGTGCGATCACGTGCCCAGTGCTCACGCACTCGCCTTAGGTACTACTGGCGAGCATGGTGTCATACGTCCACACCTCTGCGGTTATTCCGGTAGCGCGCCTGTACAGCTCTCTTTCTGTCAAAATGCAAAGGTCCCCACCACCGACCTGCTGCATCATCAATTCCACCATCGTTTGGCCAGCTCGACGTTGTGAAATTAACTCAGTTATAAATTCCTTGTTCCACTGAAAGTCATGCAGTATCCACGGGGCTTGCCGTTGCGCGGTCAGCTCGAGCATCTGCGAGAACTTTTCCGCAATAGCGCGCCTTACCTGACCATCCGAAAGCTGCGCAATATGATTTCCAGTTTCGATGACAGCGGTGATAGGCAAGATAAACCTAGAGTTTTCGGACTGACGCTTCGAAAAGTCGTTTTTCACTTGTTCTCGATCCTGGCTCTTTTTCGGAATCTCAAGCAGATTATCCAGAACCGAAGTGTCAATGAAGTAAACGCGCATCAGCCAATCCCAAAAAGCTTATTCAGGTTGTCAAAGCTAGCCTTCGTATCGGTGTCATCGACCAATTCGCCGGCAGTTACAGCAGCTCCCAGACTGTGTTTCGAAATAGAGTCCACGAAATCCGGAAGTTCCACCAATGGTGAAAGTTCACTATTCCCGGTTTTCTCATCTCGGTAACACACCGCAACCTGACCGTTAGTTTCACCAGAAATCTGATCCAAAATCGCGGGGCTATGGGTTGTTACAAGAACTTGAGAGTCATGCTTGTGTGCTGATTCGTTAAGCATATGCATAACTCTTTGTGCCTGTGACGGGTGGAGACCGTTTTCCATTTCCTCGACCACGATTTGCGCTACGGCGCTTTCCACATCATCCCCGCGTGAAAGAGGCTGCTCGATATCCAAATCCCTGGGAGCTGTTTTTAATGCCGTTGCAATCGCCAGGAATCGAAGAAGCCCATCACTCATTTCACGTGCGGGTGTGCTTTCATGCCTACCATCCGCAAAGTGCTCGACAAGAGTAAGCATCACTTCGTCCAGCTGAGTGTCAATAAAATCCAAAGTAGAGTCCACTCCGGTAACGTGTGCAGCCAACTGCCCTAAATCGCGGAAGGTTTCAGGCGAATCCTTTCGTAATTGCCAAAGTACCGCCGAAAGGTTTTCGCCGCTGCGTTTGAGCTGAGCGTTCTTCTTCGCAACGTAGTTGCGCATAAGACTTGGCACTGGGTCGAGGTGAAACACAGATCGAAGTGCAGTACTCACAATCGATGCGCCCTTCAACACCGAATTCTCCGCACGGTTTTTCCCTGCAAGAACTGCCTTTACCTGCCCAAGAATTAGACGGGAGTCCCGCATAAGAGTTTCTGGATTTGCGCCACGCTTTCCATTGAAAATCTCCGCATAAATCCCAGCGAGCTTATCTGCCGCAGGTTGGGTCTTAAAAAGCTCTGCTTCTTTAGTTCTGACCCCATTTTTTTCGGAGTACCCTGGCCCCACCAGGCTTTCCTTAAGCACTCGCAGTTCCGGAAGCACCTGTATTTCTACGTCATAGCGAAAGATATCTTTTCCGGCTTCGACAGTGCAGCCCAGTTCAAAACTATCTTCGCCGTGTGGTGCACAACCACGGGAGCCTCCTCTAATTGGCCCTGCGTGCGTCATACGTCCGTCAAGAGCATCGCTGAGCTCCGAGCCCGACGATAACCGCGACAAAACCTCAAGCCCGTCTAAGGCGTTCGACTTGCCGGAGCTGTTTAGGCCTGTAAGAAAAGTCACCGGATGTAGTGTGAGTACGGCATCGTGAAACGATTTAAACCTGCGCAGTCGCAGCTCGGCAAGGCGGGGAGTGGACATGCCGCTCATGATACACATTTGCGCTGGCAATCATGGTCCTCAAGGTGACTCTCGTAATGCGGAGCGCGGACACTTTCCGCCACCAAAATCAGTCTCGCTACACCAGAAGTCAACCAGCTAGACGTGAGGAAGTACAAAGCCCGAACAGAGACACAAATCCGCAAGCTACCATGCCAAGCGCCATGGTGAGAGCTGGGTTGGATCCGAGCCCCATAAGCGGGCTCACCACGCTGGCCAGCAGGGATTGGCCAAAGCCCAGGATGGCGGAGACGCTGCCGGCGCGGGAGCGCATCAGCCCGGTGGCCAAGGCGGTGGCGTTGCCCATAATGAAACCCGTCGGCGCGATGCAGGCGAAGAGCACGCTGAGGGACAGCCACACCGGCGCGTTCGCCATGACCGTAAGCAGCAACAGCAGCGCGCACACCACGATGCCCCCGACACCACTGCGCAGCATGAAAGCCGGGGAGACGGAGTCCATAGCACGCGAGTTCACCAGCGTGGCGGCAAAGAGCCCCACGGCATTCACACCGAAAATCAGCGAATACGCCAGGGGCGAGAAGCCCCATTGGTCCTGAAGGACAAAGGCCGAGGCTGAGATGTAGCAAAACATCGAGCAGAAGCCGAAGGCCATGGTAACGAGGTAGGCCCACACTCGGCCGTTGGTGATAACTGCCCAGTAGTTGCCGGCAACAGTACGGGCCAAACTCGAACGAGCCGAATCTGAGCGGAAATGGACTGTCACGGTCTCCGGGACGATGAACCAGGCCAGAATCAGCTGCAGCGCATGAAGGCCGGCCAGAACCCAGAAGATGCCACGCCAGCCCAGCGGCTCCGCCAGCACGCCGCCTAGGACGGGGGCCACCGCCGGGGCAATTCCTTGCAGAGCCATAAGCAGTGAATAGGCTTTCGCCGCGGCGGCACCGTGGACAAGGTCAGGAACAACGGCACGCGCGAGCACCACGCAGGCACCGCCGCCGAGCCCCTGGAGCAGGCGAGCAACCACAAGGATAATGGCGCTGGGAGCCAATGCCGCCAGCACCGACGCAGCCAGGGCCAACGCTGCACCAGTTAGCAACAGTGGCTTGCGCCCAATGGCATCAGACAGCGGTCCCATGAGCAACTGGCCTATGCCCATTCCGATGAAGAAGCCCGAGATGGTCAGCTGAACCATGGAGCGGGTCGTGCCGAGGTCCGCCACGATCGCCGGCATGACCGGCAGGTACATATCCGTCGCAAAAGGCGCTGTTGCAGACAACAGCGCCAAGGTTGCAAGGAGGGGAAAGCGGATCACGCGTCGCGGCGCTCCACAGCCACAATGCCGAGAATCCACAGGAGCAAAGCCCAGCCGAAGAAGACGACCGCATTCATACCGACGCTATCCCAGGGCGCGGAGTCCTCCACCACGTCCATGGTCCAGTTGGTAAAGGCAGTAAAAGGCATGAAGTGAATCATCTTGTCACCGACTACCGGCAGGAAGCGCACGGTGTTCTCAATGCCCATGTAGAGGATGAGCGAAATCGCGACGGTACCCGCGGTATGGCGTAGCAACCATCCCAAGCCCTGGACAAACATGACCGCGCCGAAGCCAGCGACGGGCAAGGCCCACAGCAGGCGCTGAGCGCGTTCATCCGAGAAAGGCTGGAAAGCCTCCGCAGCGGATTCGTTGGCGGTCATATCCGCCAAGACAAAGATGTAGACCGCTCCCAAGAACAGGATGAGGGCAGCAATCACGCCATAGAGCAACAGTTTGGCCAGCGCCACCGTCCAGCGGTTGGGATTGGCCATGAACGTCACGGTTTGGGTCTTGTGACGGTACTCAGTGGTAATCACCATCGCGCCCTGAATCATGAGAATCGGCACGATCAGCACCAGGAGAATCGCCGCCAGCGCATTCGGCTGCAGCGGGCTAATGCCCAGTACAGCCTCGCCCGCATTAAGCGAGTTGAGCAAGGTCCAGCCCGTGATGATGACGAAAATCAGACCAGTGGTCCACCAGAAGGACTTCGTTGTGCGCAGCTTGGTCCACTCAGCATGCAGCGTATTAAGAAACATTGGTGGTGACCTCCTTCTGGGCCTGATACTGCACCGCATCCGTGGTCATCTTCATAAAGGCCTCCTC containing:
- a CDS encoding Na+/H+ antiporter subunit E, translated to MRLSGFKHRFRPWFVVWIVVMWCLLMGEVTVANLVGGLLVGLFIVLALPLPAMPVEGISVSWGKLIVFAAGWFVDLLEASIRVGWLAVRPQPVPKTAIVKLPMRVENEFVLSLAVSLYNLQPGGTVSDIDIANRMLTIHLLNADSEGHLEREIAAVRKLEADLIAIFERSHA
- a CDS encoding monovalent cation/H+ antiporter complex subunit F codes for the protein MDTGLYEILLTVAAGFLVVAFLITTWRIVVGPNSLDRLVAMDGFVAMFQCAMATYICWTLDTTVSNAMLVVALLGFISTVSVTRFRKRDS
- a CDS encoding monovalent cation/H(+) antiporter subunit G → MSYALISDVLSIILILVGSILILAAAIGVARFSDTMARVHAISKPQTTGLIFTILGALIKVTGSEDFSVAERGDLGILILLVLFAMITSPVTAQRTTRIARREGLYGTADSMTRNEHPATRSMRRK
- a CDS encoding glycosyltransferase 87 family protein translates to MKKLQGIPTICAVLALGIAVMVYRIIQFDGHKAFTFILPFDLAIYRMAGEDLNAGGLLYDAPYIYEFPFTYPPFAGILFQVLPFFSKDALTILWPTLMFLAVLAIVVMVFRERGVKLTPAAVLVAVLLTALTPANETMHGSLYYGQVNVFLMFLVALDFLPMKRRLPGIGIGLAAGIKLTPAYMGLALLFEKRWWAAVGSVVTFLVTVVLGFLFVPDAMNFWTDAMFNSSRVGEHANPGAKSLRSLMFRLWGIDGGILWLLAVLVIFVLTCLALRTAYKRGNRTAAFALTGISTCLVSPFSWYHHFVWTLPFVIMVFVAVNQAVGERVSGKFGEQLAALAGLAALFVVSLPFMSVPVWFSMSSANLDSMTSFQPWATSLWTLSCILFIAGYALWGFIAPRPKAGSAVPASKA
- a CDS encoding glutamate--cysteine ligase; protein product: MNNPEEKFARSPEPTLGVEWEVALVDPVTWDLVPRGAELIDAVRAAHPGIHVEKEFLQNTVELVTGVCATVPEAMRDLEASLSAVREAAAAMDVRLWASGGHPFTDFRKNPVSDKPAYSEIINRTQYWGQQMLLWGTHVHVGIRHEDRVWPIINALMTKYPHLLAISACSPAWEGLDTGYASNRTMLYQQLPTAGMPYQFEDWSQWQSYMRDQAISGVINHTGSMHFDVRPASKWGTVEVRISDAASNLRELSAIVALTHCLVVYYDRLIDAGEQLPTLQPWHVAENKWRGARYGMDALVITSRATDERWVKDELADLLVQLAPLSEELGCAKELQLVQDIIDGGAGYERQRRLYQETGSWQKVVKATADEMEQLLPLAVD
- a CDS encoding LytR C-terminal domain-containing protein, which produces MTNVNPENSASPASSAAPASAASAPKLPVRGLAMVLIAVAVMLGMWGLYAMTSDKSENVASEGANDAAVTGPANGGAEGENQGGAAGGGEDAAESGNTAGGADTADGANRAEGADRAEGADKAADDAKAGEDAEAGNRAERGAAPDRQQADIPVNVYNNSGRANYAADEAERLKSEKFNVSEVGNLSGDVLVAPQTTIYYPEGDAAAENLAKELAAQYYGGNVPGGAIAPYPAELTGDYTKGDAVVVVLAVPQA
- a CDS encoding DUF3263 domain-containing protein, which translates into the protein MQSLSDLDAAILEFESRAPRDIGAKEEAIRTQLDISPVRYHQRLNVLLDVPAAHSSYPLLVARLRRLRDAREDVRRAARSTGD
- a CDS encoding peptide deformylase — its product is MTIRPIVIHGDPVLHNPTEPVTEAIDSPELQELIADMHETMDAAHGVGLAANQIGVNKRLFVYHCPDTDGPDGTELPEGGMRRGCVINPVLETSEIPETMPADDGSDDEGCLSVPGEGFPTGRADWARVTGKNEKGEDISIEGYGFFARMLQHETGHLDGFVYTDVLTGRYKRQAKKTIKRNGWTEAGLTWLPGEDEDPFGHDD
- a CDS encoding N-acetylglutamate synthase, CG3035 family — encoded protein: MSRIFRSDDVSVGERVVARRDFGDVHSDVIGHVLSLDPLIIRPQEVGGYPSSLDAVEIPPEQLKIIKRLSPRTVRNSDIRAVEVATAAAFPGKEHAWTSDGQWLMRAGDGVTGRSNSAVPLGPSAGFLPIPIEEIDAFYDRHGLPTRLAIPERIGKSAEKLVAAEPEGWSLEPEILVMVRDLEQVPELGDVHCVIDKQPDDAWLDLYHFRGQALPPLALEYLRNHIEGTMGFGRLLSDAGETIAITRGTLTESGDGTVWLGYSAVEVAEGWRRKGLGTALGAHMLAWGKNNGAQKAYLQVVAHNTAGIRLYQKLGFIEQHRHRYACRAPQVP
- a CDS encoding exodeoxyribonuclease III, translated to MRIASWNINSVRTRAHRAVDLLAKHDIDVLCLQETKVTDEKFPREPFEEAGYHVTCHGLNQWNGVAIVSKDEPEEVQTFFPGQPGFHKDPAKEHKREARAVSARIRGVEIWSLYIPNGREITDRHYDYKLQFLYALARYVETRAHSKLLLTGDFNIAPRDEDVWDISLFRGKTHVTEPERAAFQMLEEAGVEEVTRRFTEKERWTYFDYKSLRFQKNEGMRIDFQLASEPLARLVQGAHVDLVERAGDKTSDHVPLIADFDVPDFASVR